One Anaerolineae bacterium genomic region harbors:
- a CDS encoding DUF1080 domain-containing protein: MLTLVYEEYEEKGWEIRALPHGPEYAFEVNTLACVKEGRDRVATYTPGNIPGYRLIWNVRLVRWPNGEVLAEKTLMGYDPPSVYVGVPTSAVYGRPPEIDLMEWLSSFRLWRDIIVVVPAYRDMAFSPDGKTLVSISETGEMRFWQVADGTLLRSRFIDGLVEFKASFSPDLTMVACVDYHSVSLYRVSDGRFLSTFSAPLEGIEIRPYSLTFSPDGILLAVGWSDSKARIWRVSDSSLLLTLKHESEVHSLAFSPDGTILASGAKDGSIRLWRVSDGMLLRTLKGHKDRVNSLAFSPDGTLLASASEDGSLRIWRASDGSPLYELTGHLLEVQSVAFSPDGALLASGDSAGTVRLWSASDGSLLRILEGHQNSVVTLLFSPDGTLLASGSLDETVRFWNLDELDVSTKWTTVLSDSFDKNLNDWPISYEEEDEFWLSLTQQIRQGVYRWEGKAKRDVVTWSWPDIKDLSDFHLSVDVRQISGVDSAEAGVVFRLSDDNFYLFSIIPKQQEYGLWLSHAGEWETLVDWTTSSAILTDGWNRIEVRGRGSLFTAWVNGHKVAVVSDSRLPEGKVGLTIGFFNAGDEAVFEFDNFEVREPTLSIHVPKPTPMAKTPSVLIRLGPGKYGDPLWLEVVLGEYTLASGTTLLPGSAIGVFEEWLTFQPGLGIDVVDGAITLRGKTYPPGTKLIVNPQGELMPR; encoded by the coding sequence GTGCTTACTCTCGTCTACGAAGAGTATGAAGAAAAAGGGTGGGAAATTAGGGCTTTACCTCATGGTCCCGAATATGCATTTGAAGTAAATACTCTGGCTTGCGTGAAGGAAGGCCGGGATAGAGTGGCAACGTATACCCCAGGGAACATACCGGGATACAGACTTATCTGGAACGTTCGCCTCGTTCGCTGGCCAAATGGCGAAGTTCTCGCCGAGAAAACCCTTATGGGTTATGACCCTCCGAGCGTTTATGTAGGTGTGCCTACAAGTGCCGTGTACGGTAGGCCACCTGAGATTGACCTTATGGAATGGCTATCGTCATTTCGCCTCTGGCGAGATATTATAGTTGTTGTGCCTGCTTACAGGGACATGGCCTTTTCTCCAGATGGCAAAACATTAGTTTCAATTTCCGAAACGGGTGAAATGCGGTTCTGGCAGGTAGCTGACGGCACTCTTTTGCGGTCCCGTTTCATAGATGGATTAGTCGAATTTAAAGCGAGCTTCTCTCCGGACTTGACCATGGTGGCTTGCGTCGATTACCATTCAGTATCGTTGTACCGGGTATCTGATGGGCGCTTTTTGAGCACTTTCTCGGCTCCGTTAGAGGGAATAGAAATTAGGCCATATAGTTTAACATTTTCACCGGACGGAATTTTATTGGCAGTAGGATGGAGTGACAGCAAAGCGCGTATCTGGCGGGTTTCCGACAGTTCCCTCCTGCTCACCCTTAAACATGAAAGTGAGGTGCATAGCCTGGCCTTTTCCCCGGATGGAACGATCCTGGCCTCGGGCGCGAAAGATGGTTCCATACGACTCTGGCGTGTATCTGATGGGATGCTCTTGCGCACCCTTAAAGGGCATAAAGATAGGGTAAATAGTCTGGCTTTTTCCCCGGATGGGACACTGCTTGCCTCGGCCTCTGAAGACGGGTCTCTGCGAATCTGGCGAGCCTCTGATGGCTCTCCACTGTATGAATTAACTGGACATTTATTAGAAGTGCAGAGCGTTGCTTTTTCACCAGATGGAGCTCTACTGGCATCAGGAGATTCTGCCGGAACTGTGCGGCTCTGGAGCGCTTCCGATGGTAGTTTGCTACGTATCTTAGAGGGCCACCAAAATTCGGTGGTTACGTTGCTCTTTTCCCCCGACGGGACCTTACTGGCTTCGGGCTCGCTTGATGAGACCGTGCGATTCTGGAACCTGGATGAACTGGATGTATCCACGAAATGGACCACCGTTCTAAGCGATTCTTTTGACAAAAATTTGAACGACTGGCCGATCTCCTATGAAGAAGAGGACGAGTTCTGGCTCTCTCTCACTCAACAAATCCGCCAGGGTGTATATCGATGGGAAGGGAAAGCCAAAAGAGATGTTGTCACCTGGTCATGGCCTGATATTAAAGACCTGTCCGATTTCCATCTATCGGTGGATGTCAGGCAAATCAGTGGCGTAGACAGCGCTGAAGCAGGCGTGGTCTTCAGGCTCAGCGACGATAATTTTTACCTGTTCAGCATTATCCCAAAGCAACAAGAATATGGCCTGTGGCTTTCACACGCCGGTGAATGGGAAACACTGGTGGACTGGACGACTTCCTCAGCGATATTAACTGATGGGTGGAACCGGATTGAAGTCCGGGGAAGAGGCTCACTTTTCACCGCGTGGGTGAATGGCCACAAAGTAGCGGTGGTATCGGATTCCAGGCTGCCTGAGGGCAAGGTGGGTTTGACCATCGGCTTCTTCAATGCAGGGGACGAAGCTGTTTTTGAATTTGATAACTTTGAAGTTCGCGAGCCCACCCTATCTATCCATGTCCCGAAACCCACTCCTATGGCAAAAACACCATCAGTGCTTATTCGGTTAGGGCCTGGCAAATACGGAGACCCTCTATGGCTGGAAGTCGTGCTGGGGGAATACACGCTGGCAAGTGGGACCACCCTGCTGCCCGGGTCTGCCATCGGTGTTTTTGAAGAATGGCTGACCTTTCAACCGGGGCTTGGTATTGATGTGGTGGATGGGGCAATCACTCTTAGGGGTAAAACTTACCCACCGGGGACAAAGCTCATCGTGAACCCGCAAGGGGAGCTGATGCCGAGATAG
- the recO gene encoding DNA repair protein RecO has protein sequence MNRERLYKITAIVLRRTDFGEADRLLTVYSLEEGKLRLLAKGVRKPTSRKAGHLELFTHVRLLVARGRELDLITQAEALEYFRALREDLVRTGYAHYIAELADGFMAEQDKNPAVFHLLLDTFRRLEAGQEAWPILRFFELRFLTLAGYRPELFVCVKCREPLKASINYFSPADGGALCPRCGEGKDGTMTLSPGALRVMRFFLTREYEVCQLLRVPGNINLEVTALLRRYLIYHLEKPLKSTRFLERLEVENIA, from the coding sequence GTGAACCGGGAAAGGCTTTACAAGATCACCGCCATAGTTCTCAGGCGGACAGATTTCGGGGAGGCTGATAGACTTTTAACAGTTTACTCCCTGGAGGAAGGTAAGCTCCGCCTGCTGGCTAAGGGGGTTCGGAAACCCACAAGCCGCAAAGCTGGCCATCTGGAGCTTTTCACTCACGTGAGGCTATTGGTGGCAAGAGGCAGAGAGCTGGACCTCATCACTCAAGCCGAGGCTTTAGAGTATTTCCGGGCCCTGAGGGAAGATCTGGTCCGCACCGGCTATGCCCACTATATTGCCGAACTTGCGGACGGCTTTATGGCTGAGCAGGATAAGAACCCAGCAGTTTTCCACCTCCTCCTTGACACTTTCCGGCGCTTGGAAGCAGGCCAGGAGGCCTGGCCAATCCTGCGTTTCTTTGAACTTCGCTTCCTCACCCTGGCAGGTTACAGGCCCGAGCTTTTTGTTTGCGTCAAGTGCCGGGAACCCCTCAAAGCTTCCATCAACTACTTTTCCCCAGCCGATGGCGGAGCGCTCTGCCCCCGCTGTGGCGAGGGAAAAGATGGAACCATGACCCTTTCGCCGGGGGCTTTGAGAGTGATGCGCTTCTTCCTCACCCGAGAATATGAAGTGTGTCAGCTGTTGCGGGTGCCCGGGAACATCAACCTGGAAGTTACAGCTCTTCTCAGGCGCTATCTCATTTATCATCTGGAAAAGCCTCTTAAATCCACCAGGTTTCTGGAGAGGCTTGAGGTGGAAAACATCGCATAG
- the glyS gene encoding glycine--tRNA ligase subunit beta, with protein MGRALSFQEVILRLQRFWADRGCLIWQPYSEKVGAGTMNPATFLRVLGPEPWNVAYVEPSYRPADGRYGENPNRMQLHFQFQVILKPDPGNPQEIYLESLKALGIDPAQHDIRFVEDNWESPALGAWGLGWEVWLDGLEITQFTYFQQAGGIDLNPVAVEITYGLERIVMFLQQVRSVWEIDWDGVHTYGDILLRSEVEHCIYEFEEADVERLRRLYNEYEAEARRCLERGLVIPAHDYILRCSHTFNLLDSRGTIGVAERASYFARMRELARQAAQLYLNQRQEAGFPWLGKAPERKEEPPIKPEETAYLPPYADALLEIGTEELPARDLSSAVEQLRALAPELLTQARLRYESLYVAGTPRRLVLYIKNLASSQEEEELTIKGPPASVAFDPEGRPTKAAVAFAERHGIRVEDLQIQEYEDKRYVVAVVREAGKTAPAVLAELFPRLISSLRFALTMRWNESGVRFSRPIRWLVALFGEKVVDFEYAGVRSGRTTRGLRPEGSPLITLKKAEDYFRVMEEAGIMIDVDRRRETIREQAARLASEVNGTIPDDPDLLEEVTNLVEKPTAFLGTFEPTYLRLPQEVLVTVMKKHQRYFPILSADGQLLPYFVVVRNGDTRHLETVRRGNEAVLRARFADADYFITTDLKKSLEEYLPRLRGLTFHEKLGSMLDKVTRLERLVSWLCQRLGLSDEETRKASRAVHLCKADLATQMVIELTDLQGVMGRHYALRWGEDPEVAEAIFEHYLPRFAGDALPRTVPGTVVGIADRVDSLVGFLGAGLAPTGSADPYGLRRTALGLVQILVDKGIDFSLREALAEASRLLPFPIPEETLKEAREFIVARMRGLFQERGYRTDLIEAVLAERADNPYLAWLTLQDLARWAQKPEFPTVMTAFIRPARIVKDVPELLPLHPERFTEPAEHNLYRAYLEAEEKRRKVNDIDGLFSLLMPLVEPIDKFFYEVFVMVEDREIRENRLALLQRIALLPKGIADLSRVEV; from the coding sequence ATGGGCAGAGCTCTGTCTTTTCAGGAAGTTATCTTACGTCTTCAGAGATTCTGGGCTGATAGGGGATGCCTGATCTGGCAACCCTACAGCGAGAAAGTGGGGGCCGGGACCATGAACCCAGCCACGTTCCTCAGGGTTCTCGGGCCTGAGCCCTGGAATGTGGCTTACGTGGAGCCCTCCTATCGCCCTGCCGATGGCCGTTACGGAGAAAACCCCAACCGGATGCAGCTCCACTTCCAGTTCCAGGTGATCCTCAAGCCCGATCCCGGTAATCCCCAGGAGATTTACCTTGAAAGCCTGAAAGCTCTGGGCATTGACCCCGCTCAGCACGATATCCGTTTCGTGGAAGATAACTGGGAATCCCCGGCCCTCGGGGCATGGGGGCTCGGATGGGAAGTGTGGCTTGATGGCCTGGAAATAACCCAGTTCACCTACTTCCAACAGGCAGGGGGAATTGACCTTAATCCGGTAGCTGTGGAGATAACCTACGGCCTTGAACGCATAGTTATGTTCCTCCAGCAAGTGAGGAGTGTCTGGGAGATTGACTGGGATGGAGTCCATACCTATGGAGATATCCTCCTCCGCTCTGAAGTAGAGCACTGCATTTACGAGTTTGAAGAAGCCGATGTGGAAAGGCTCCGACGCCTTTACAACGAGTACGAGGCCGAAGCCAGGCGATGCCTTGAAAGAGGCCTTGTCATTCCCGCTCACGATTACATCCTTCGCTGCTCCCATACCTTCAACCTCCTGGACTCCAGGGGAACCATAGGGGTGGCCGAAAGGGCTTCATATTTTGCCCGAATGCGGGAACTTGCCCGCCAGGCTGCCCAGCTATATCTGAACCAGCGCCAGGAAGCAGGCTTCCCCTGGCTGGGCAAAGCCCCTGAACGCAAAGAGGAGCCCCCCATTAAACCAGAGGAAACTGCCTACCTGCCCCCTTACGCTGACGCCCTCCTGGAAATCGGGACTGAAGAGCTCCCGGCGCGGGATCTGAGCTCGGCGGTGGAACAGCTCAGAGCTCTCGCCCCAGAACTTCTGACCCAGGCCCGCCTTCGTTACGAAAGCCTCTATGTGGCCGGGACGCCCCGCCGCCTCGTCCTCTACATCAAAAACCTGGCTTCTTCCCAGGAGGAAGAAGAGCTCACCATCAAAGGACCACCGGCCTCGGTGGCTTTTGACCCCGAAGGGAGACCGACGAAGGCAGCGGTCGCCTTTGCGGAAAGGCACGGGATCAGGGTTGAGGACCTCCAGATTCAGGAATACGAAGACAAACGCTATGTCGTAGCTGTGGTCCGGGAAGCGGGGAAAACTGCTCCTGCTGTCCTGGCCGAGCTTTTCCCCCGGTTGATTTCATCCCTGCGTTTTGCCCTCACGATGCGCTGGAACGAAAGCGGTGTCAGATTCTCAAGGCCCATCCGCTGGCTTGTAGCCCTCTTCGGCGAGAAGGTGGTGGATTTTGAGTATGCTGGGGTTCGTTCTGGCCGAACGACCCGGGGCCTCAGGCCCGAAGGCTCCCCCCTCATCACCCTTAAGAAAGCCGAGGACTATTTCAGGGTCATGGAGGAAGCCGGCATCATGATAGACGTTGATAGACGAAGGGAAACGATAAGGGAACAGGCAGCCAGGCTGGCCTCAGAAGTAAACGGAACCATCCCCGACGATCCGGACCTGCTGGAAGAAGTCACAAACCTGGTAGAAAAGCCAACGGCCTTCCTGGGAACCTTTGAACCCACTTACCTCCGCCTCCCCCAGGAAGTCCTGGTGACCGTCATGAAGAAGCACCAGCGCTACTTCCCCATCCTCTCGGCAGACGGCCAGCTGTTGCCGTATTTTGTAGTAGTCCGCAATGGGGATACGAGGCATCTGGAAACTGTGCGCAGAGGGAATGAAGCTGTCTTGCGGGCCCGCTTCGCCGATGCTGATTACTTCATAACCACAGACCTGAAAAAGTCCCTTGAAGAATATCTGCCCAGACTTAGAGGCCTCACCTTCCATGAAAAATTAGGGTCAATGCTGGATAAAGTAACCCGGCTGGAGAGGCTGGTCTCATGGCTCTGTCAGCGCCTTGGCCTTTCGGATGAGGAAACTCGAAAGGCCTCCAGGGCGGTTCACCTGTGCAAGGCCGACTTGGCCACCCAGATGGTCATAGAGCTCACGGACCTTCAGGGGGTCATGGGCCGCCACTATGCTCTCCGCTGGGGAGAGGACCCCGAAGTGGCCGAAGCCATTTTTGAGCACTACCTGCCCCGCTTTGCCGGCGATGCTCTCCCTAGGACAGTTCCGGGCACAGTGGTGGGGATTGCCGACAGGGTGGATAGCCTCGTGGGCTTCCTTGGAGCGGGCCTTGCTCCCACCGGCTCCGCCGACCCCTACGGACTCCGGCGGACGGCCCTGGGGCTCGTTCAGATCCTTGTGGACAAAGGCATAGACTTTTCCCTTAGGGAAGCCCTGGCCGAGGCCTCCCGCCTTCTTCCCTTCCCCATCCCGGAAGAAACCCTGAAAGAAGCCCGGGAGTTCATCGTGGCCAGGATGCGGGGCCTGTTCCAGGAAAGGGGTTACCGGACCGACCTCATAGAAGCTGTTCTGGCGGAGCGAGCTGATAATCCATACCTGGCCTGGCTGACCCTTCAGGACCTGGCCCGCTGGGCGCAGAAGCCCGAATTCCCCACCGTTATGACCGCCTTTATCCGTCCGGCCAGGATAGTGAAGGACGTGCCTGAACTCCTCCCGCTCCATCCCGAACGCTTCACCGAACCTGCTGAGCATAATCTCTACCGGGCATACCTGGAGGCAGAAGAAAAAAGACGGAAGGTTAACGATATCGATGGCCTTTTCAGCCTGCTCATGCCCCTTGTGGAGCCCATTGACAAGTTCTTCTACGAAGTCTTCGTTATGGTGGAGGACAGGGAAATCCGTGAAAACAGGCTGGCCCTCCTCCAGCGCATAGCCCTCCTGCCGAAGGGCATTGCTGACCTCTCCCGGGTGGAGGTATAA